One bacterium DNA window includes the following coding sequences:
- a CDS encoding site-specific DNA-methyltransferase: protein MRIYNDDFLTTNCVRERTVDLIVTSPPYNVDIKYNSCDDKMSYKDYLSFTREWLAKCYGLAKDDGRFCLNIPLDKNKGGQQSVCADITTIAKQVGWKYHSTIIWNEQNISRRTAWGSWLSASAPYVIAPVEVIVILYKERWKKISGSKKSDISKKEFMDWTNGVWTFMGESKKRIGHPAPFPVELPRRCIKLFTFVGDTILDPFLGSGSTLIAACLTNRKGIGLEIDKNYCEIAKQRLISEAKINQLKLELITGVG, encoded by the coding sequence ATACGGATTTACAACGATGATTTTTTAACAACAAACTGTGTTAGGGAAAGAACAGTTGATTTGATTGTTACTTCTCCCCCGTATAATGTGGATATTAAGTACAATTCTTGCGATGACAAAATGTCCTACAAAGATTATCTATCTTTTACAAGAGAGTGGCTTGCCAAATGTTATGGGTTAGCAAAAGACGACGGAAGATTTTGTCTAAATATCCCTCTCGATAAAAACAAAGGCGGTCAGCAAAGCGTATGTGCTGATATAACAACAATTGCGAAACAAGTAGGATGGAAGTATCATTCCACAATTATTTGGAATGAACAAAATATTTCAAGACGGACTGCATGGGGTTCGTGGCTTTCTGCTTCAGCCCCTTATGTCATCGCTCCCGTGGAAGTTATCGTTATTCTTTACAAAGAGCGGTGGAAAAAGATTAGTGGTAGTAAAAAATCAGATATTAGTAAAAAAGAGTTTATGGATTGGACAAATGGAGTTTGGACTTTTATGGGAGAGAGCAAAAAGAGAATTGGACATCCGGCACCATTTCCAGTAGAGCTTCCAAGGAGATGTATAAAACTGTTCACCTTTGTAGGTGATACTATACTTGATCCATTCTTGGGTAGTGGCTCTACCTTAATTGCCGCATGCCTTACAAACAGAAAAGGAATTGGCCTTGAGATTGATAAAAATTACTGTGAGATTGCAAAACAGAGATTGATAAGTGAGGCAAAGATAAACCAGCTTAAATTAGAGCTGATAACAGGAGTAGGATGA